The Vigna unguiculata cultivar IT97K-499-35 chromosome 6, ASM411807v1, whole genome shotgun sequence genome contains a region encoding:
- the LOC114187323 gene encoding pentatricopeptide repeat-containing protein DOT4, chloroplastic, with protein sequence MLTMLRIITNFSSCSTCSCHSNEANYPRPLNGFIFFRQSSRKCLLSSNLDVPRSTRVGVSFMLDENAKISKFCEVGDLRNAVELLKLSQNSELDLNTYASILQLCAERKRLQEGKMVHSIISSNGIPIEGVLGPKLVFMYVSCGDLREGRRIFDHTLSDNKVFLWNLMMSEYAKIGDYRESIYLFRKMQKLGITGNSYTFSCILKCFATLGRVGECKRIHGYIYKLGFGSYNTVVNSLIATYFKSGGVDTAHKLFDELSEKDVVSWNSMISGCVMNGFYHNALDFFIQMLILRVGVDLATLVNVLVACANVGSLSFGRAVHGHGVKTCFGREGRFNNTLLDMYSKCGNLNDAIKVFGKMGQTTVVSWTSLISAYVREGLYDDAIRLFYEMECKGVSPDVYSMTCVLHACAYSNSLEKGRDVHNYFRKNNVTLSLPVCNALMDMYAKCGSMEEAYRVFSEIPAKDIVSWNIMIGGYSKNSLPNEALKLFSEMQEASRPDGFTMACVLPACGSLAALDVGRGIHGWILRNGYSSDLHVVNALIDMYVKCGSLIHAQLLFDMVSEKDLISWTVMITGYGMHGLGNEAIATFQKMRIVGIKPDEITFTSILYACSHSGLLNEGWEFFNSMTECNIEPKLEHYACMVDLLSRTGNLSKAYNFIETMPIKPDATVWGALLCGCRIHHDVELAEKVAEHVFELEPYNTGYYVLLANVYAEAEKWEEVKKLRERISKLGLKKSPGCSWIEVQGKSTTFVSADSAHPQAKTIVSLLNNLRIKMKNEGYSPKMRYALINADDTEKEAALCGHSEKLAVAFGILNLSPGRTIRVAKNLRVCGDCHEMVKFMSKTTRREIILRDSNRFHHFKDGFCSCGDFW encoded by the coding sequence ATGTTGACAATGCTGAGAATCATAACCAACTTTAGCAGCTGCTCAACTTGTAGCTGTCATTCAAATGAAGCAAATTATCCCAGACCTCTGAACGGTTTCATCTTCTTCAGACAATCTTCAAGAAAATGTTTATTATCTTCAAATTTGGATGTTCCTCGTAGTACTAGGGTCGGTGTCTCTTTCATGTTGGATGAAAACGCCAAAATTAGCAAATTCTGCGAGGTGGGTGATCTTCGGAATGCCGTGGAATTGCTCAAACTGTCCCAAAATTCCGAGCTTGACTTGAACACTTACGCTTCTATCTTGCAGCTTTGTGCTGAACGTAAGCGTCTGCAAGAGGGTAAGATGGTTCATTCAATTATCTCCTCCAATGGGATACCAATTGAAGGGGTTTTGGGTCCAAAACTAGTGTTCATGTATGTGAGTTGTGGAGACTTAAGAGAAGGGAGACGGATATTCGATCATACTCTCAGTGATAACAAGGTTTTTCTGTGGAATCTTATGATGTCTGAATACGCAAAGATTGGTGATTATCGTGAAAGTATATATCTTTTTAGGAAAATGCAGAAACTGGGGATTACAGGGAATTCTTATACGTTTTCATGCATCTTAAAGTGTTTTGCTACTTTGGGAAGGGTAGGGGAGTGTAAAAGAATACATGGGTATATTTATAAACTAGGCTTTGGTTCTTATAATACTGTTGTTAACTCCTTAATTGCAACTTATTTCAAAAGTGGAGGAGTTGACACTGCACACAAGTTGTTTGATGAATTGAGTGAGAAAGATGTTGTGTCCTGGAATTCGATGATAAGTGGGTGCGTGATGAATGGTTTTTACCACAATGCACTTGATTTTTTCATCCAGATGCTTATTTTAAGGGTTGGTGTGGATTTGGCTACCTTGGTTAATGTTCTAGTAGCTTGTGCGAATGTTGGTAGTCTTTCATTTGGGAGAGCAGTTCATGGTCATGGAGTGAAAACTTGTTTTGGCAGGGAAGGTAGGTTTAACAATACCTTATTAGACATGTACTCAAAATGTGGTAATTTAAATGACGCAATTAAAGTTTTTGGGAAAATGGGTCAAACAACTGTTGTCTCTTGGACTTCATTAATTTCTGCTTATGTAAGAGAAGGTCTATATGATGATGCAATAAGATTATTCTATGAAATGGAATGCAAAGGGGTTAGTCCAGATGTTTATTCCATGACTTGTGTCCTTCATGCATGCGCCTATAGCAACTCACTGGAAAAAGGCAGAGATGTACACAATTACTTTAGAAAGAACAACGTGACCTTGAGCTTGCCCGTGTGTAATGCTCTCATGGATATGTATGCAAAATGtggaagcatggaagaagcttATCGAGTTTTCTCTGAAATTCCAGCGAAGGACATTGTCTCATGGAATATCATGATTGGTGGTTATTCAAAAAACTCTCTCCCTAATGAGGCTCTTAAACTTTTTTCTGAGATGCAAGAAGCATCAAGACCTGATGGCTTTACAATGGCTTGTGTTCTTCCAGCTTGTGGAAGCCTTGCTGCTCTTGACGTAGGCAGAGGGATTCATGGGTGGATATTGAGAAATGGGTACTCATCAGATTTGCATGTAGTCAATGCACTCATCGACATGTATGTAAAATGTGGGTCGCTAATTCATGCACAGTTGCTCTTCGATATGGTATCTGAGAAGGATTTGATCTCTTGGACCGTTATGATTACTGGGTATGGCATGCATGGGTTGGGAAATGAAGCAATTGCCACTTTTCAGAAGATGAGGATTGTAGGTATTAAGCCTGATGAGATTACTTTCACTTCCATACTCTATGCCTGTAGTCATTCTGGATTACTGAATGAGGGATGGGAATTTTTTAATTCCATGACTGAATGCAACATTGAGCCCAAGTTAGAGCACTACGCTTGCATGGTAGATCTCCTTTCCCGCACTGGAAATCTGTCTAAGGCGTACAACTTCATTGAGACAATGCCAATTAAACCAGATGCTACTGTTTGGGGTGCCTTGCTTTGTGGGTGTAGGATCCATCATGATGTGGAGCTAGCAGAAAAAGTGGCAGAGCATGTTTTTGAGCTAGAGCCATACAACACAGGATATTATGTTCTTCTGGCCAACGTCTATGCAGAGGCAGAAAAGTGGGAAGAAGTAAAGAAGTTACGGGAGAGGATTAGTAAGCTGGGACTAAAAAAGAGCCCAGGCTGTAGTTGGATAGAGGTCCAAGGAAAAAGTACCACCTTTGTTTCTGCAGATTCTGCACACCCTCAAGCCAAAACTATAGTCTCATTGCTGAATAATTTGAGAATAAAGATGAAGAACGAAGGTTATTCTCCAAAGATGAGGTATGCGTTGATTAATGCAGACGACACGGAGAAGGAAGCGGCTTTGTGTGGGCACAGTGAGAAGTTAGCTGTGGCTTTTGGTATATTAAATCTGTCCCCAGGCAGGACTATTAGGGTCGCCAAGAACTTACGGGTATGTGGTGATTGTCATGAGATGGTTAAGTTCATGTCCAAGACAACCAGAAGGGAGATTATCCTGAGAGATTCAAATCGGTTTCACCATTTCAAGGATGGCTTCTGTTCTTGCGGAGATTTCTGGTAA
- the LOC114186584 gene encoding uncharacterized protein LOC114186584, producing the protein MDQNISEERGEILGPVHEGVDGNSSHLVEGVVIDAVDGNNLGGRVGIRGEAATSREMRKDLGSEKELKEELEEVKGQDMHGQENISYNKLLGVDQGTSYNPNHLVNQEVIETVVVIESFETEYVNENNRKLEAEVNESGLNFTSMKVPEGASETDKNSCVIDIKCSSRKKFSENSEGEQICRICHLASVQPSDENEATVGPAASSAMFSDLIQLGCACKDELGIAHVHCAEAWFKLKGNRLCEICSETATNVSGVSNYEFMEKWNERRFMEDGGNSSRRFGGCSPGQPFCNFLMACLVIAFVLSWFFRVNVF; encoded by the exons ATGGATCAAAACATAAGCGAAGAAAGAGGTGAGATACTGGGTCCGGTTCATGAAGGGGTAGATGGAAATTCGAGTCATTTGGTTGAAGGGGTAGTTATTGATGCAGTAGATGGGAACAACTTGGGTGGCAGAGTTGGTATAAGGGGAGAAGCTGCAACTTCAAGAGAGATGCGTAAGGATTTGGGATCTGAAAAGGAGCTAAAGGAGGAGCTTGAGGAAGTTAAGGGTCAGGACATGCATGGTCAAGAAAATATCAGTTATAATAAATTGCTTGGGGTTGATCAGGGAACTAGTTATAATCCAAACCATTTGGTTAATCAGGAAGTGATTGAAACTGTGGTTGTAATCGAGTCTTTTGAGACTGAGTATGTGAATGAGAATAATAGGAAGTTGGAAGCAGAAGTTAATGAATCGGGGTTGAACTTTACATCCATGAAAGTACCAGAAGGGGCGTCTGAAACTGATAAAAATTCATGTGTGATTGATATAAAATGCAGCAGCCGCAAAAAGTTTTCTGAGAATTCTGAAGGTGAACAGATTTGTAGGATTTGCCATCTGGCTTCTGTGCAACCATCGGATGAAAATGAAGCAACTGTTGGCCCTGCTGCTAGTAGTGCTATGTTTTCAGATTTGATTCAGCTTGGTTGTGCATGTAAAGATGAGCTAGGCATTGCACATGTTCATTGTGCTGAGGCGTGGTTCAAGCTTAAGGGGAACAG GTTATGTGAAATATGTAGTGAGACTGCAACAAATGTATCGGGTGTTAGTAATTACGAATTTATGGAAAAGTGGAATGAAAGAAGGTTCATGGAAGACGGTGGCAACTCATCCCGCAGGTTTGGTGGATGCTCTCCAGGACAACCATTTTGTAACTTCTTGATGGCATGCCTGGTAATAGCATTTGTTCTGTCATGGTTTTTTCGTGTAAATGTGTTCTAG